One segment of uncultured Tolumonas sp. DNA contains the following:
- a CDS encoding ABC transporter substrate-binding protein, which produces MKLSIIVGMLACLFTSITKATDDWATLQQAAKGQTVYFNAWGGSEATNAYIAWAALEVNKRFGLTVKQVKVTDTAEIVKRIQTEVAAGRTKDDGSVDLMWVNGENFKKLKQDKLLFGPWAEQLPNWQYVDLNKPVRVDFSEPTEGLESPWGTAQLTFIADKAKAPVPPHSAMELLTFAKANPGLVTYPKPPDFHGSTFLKQLLLELTPDPAVLQQPVSTADFAAVTKPLWAYLDQLHPLLWRQGKAFPASVAEMHRMLGDGELKLSLTFNPNEAANLIATQQLPATAYSFGFTKGTIGNVHFLAIPINAHAKAGAQVFANFLLSPEAQARKADIAVWGDSSVLKDKKIPAALHIELVNKAPGMLVEKVPTLAEPHASWMGALETEWLKRYGSH; this is translated from the coding sequence ATGAAGCTTAGTATTATTGTCGGCATGCTGGCTTGTCTTTTTACCTCCATAACAAAGGCCACTGACGATTGGGCCACTTTGCAACAAGCGGCTAAAGGGCAGACGGTGTATTTCAATGCCTGGGGCGGCAGCGAAGCGACGAATGCGTACATTGCCTGGGCGGCATTAGAGGTCAATAAGCGTTTCGGTCTGACGGTAAAACAGGTGAAAGTGACTGACACCGCTGAAATTGTGAAACGTATTCAAACGGAAGTTGCTGCCGGAAGAACCAAGGATGACGGCTCGGTCGATTTGATGTGGGTAAATGGGGAAAACTTTAAAAAACTCAAACAAGATAAATTGTTGTTCGGCCCTTGGGCGGAACAGTTGCCAAACTGGCAATATGTTGATCTGAACAAACCCGTTCGCGTTGATTTTTCTGAGCCAACTGAGGGGCTGGAGAGCCCGTGGGGAACGGCGCAATTAACCTTTATTGCGGATAAAGCTAAAGCACCGGTTCCGCCGCACTCCGCGATGGAATTGCTGACATTTGCGAAAGCCAATCCGGGGCTGGTGACTTATCCTAAACCGCCCGATTTTCATGGTTCGACCTTTTTAAAACAGTTGTTGTTGGAATTAACGCCTGATCCTGCGGTGTTGCAACAACCTGTTTCTACCGCAGATTTTGCGGCAGTCACCAAACCATTGTGGGCTTATCTGGATCAGTTACATCCATTGCTTTGGCGGCAAGGAAAAGCATTTCCAGCCAGTGTGGCAGAGATGCACCGTATGCTAGGCGATGGTGAGCTGAAACTGTCGCTGACGTTTAACCCCAATGAAGCGGCTAATCTGATCGCTACCCAACAACTACCAGCGACTGCGTACAGCTTTGGGTTTACCAAAGGCACGATAGGGAATGTGCATTTTCTGGCAATTCCAATCAATGCCCATGCGAAAGCCGGTGCTCAGGTGTTTGCCAATTTTCTGTTGTCACCAGAGGCACAGGCCAGAAAAGCGGATATTGCGGTTTGGGGTGATAGCAGTGTCTTAAAAGACAAAAAAATCCCGGCGGCGTTGCATATCGAGTTAGTTAACAAGGCGCCCGGTATGCTGGTGGAAAAGGTGCCAACTTTAGCTGAACCACATGCCAGTTGGATGGGGGCGTTAGAGACGGAATGGCTAAAACGCTACGGTTCGCATTAA